A segment of the Synechococcus sp. MEDNS5 genome:
CAGTTGCTGGAGGGCCAGCGTGGTTTCCAGCAAGGTTGGATCGCTGCCGCTTTGTCCTTCAAGCGTCAGCATCCAGCGGTGCTTTGAGTCTTGCGCCACCACGGTCCGAGGAGCGGCCTGGCCGAGAAATCCTGGGCTGAATCCTTCCTGTCGTCCACGTAGCACCACCTGTCCTTTTTTCAGCAACAGGGGGCCGCCCGCCATGACCTGATGGCGTTCTCCCACCGGGCTTGATGCCCTCAGGCGAATCACGACCTCGTCACCGGGCCTGGCTGGAAGGGGTGCACTGGCGCGAGCCACAACGAGGGATGCGCCTTGGGGAAGAGGAACCCCACGAGCGAGTTCAGTCCGGGAAAACTGATCGGTGACCCGTCCATCGCGGATCAGGATGGCCTGTTCCTCCCCACTGAGAGATCGGTAGATGGGACCCCATGCCCGGGTGTACCGGCTCAAGCCCCGCTGTACGTAGCCGCTGTTCAGAAATCCAAGTCCCCAGCGACGTCCACCGTTCACGCGTATCTCTTGATCGAGGCGAAGCCGGTCGAACAGAAGCGGGCCTGGCCCATCCCAGCCCACGGCTCCACGGTTGAGAATCGGACCGGAAAGCCAGACCCCGTCGAGGCGTACGGCTCCCAGGGGCAGTTGACGCACACGGTTGAAGAAACCGCCGTTGATGGCGGCCAGGGCGTTCGCTGGCTGGGCGAGCTGGTTGAGGAACCGAAGCCCGGTCTGGGCCCTGACAGGGGCCAGTGGACGCAGCAGAAGGCTCTCGTTGCCCAGAGGCCACCCTGCGCGATAGACGCGCAGAGGCTTGACCCCAACCTGCACGGGCCGGATGTCCAGGATCAGCCCCTCGCGAATTGCCTGCTGGATCTCAGGGGTGAAACGTGCCGCCCGAAAAGGCGAGGTGCGAGCCCTCCCACTGATGACCGATCGGCGCTGGGTCCCGTCCATGACGATGCGCCACGGGGCTTTGAGCGTGAAAAAGTCGAGGTCGCCACCTCTGCTCGTCAGTCGCAGGGCCTCTTGGAGCGTCTGCGGGGATAGGCCCAGCCTGCGCAGCAGATTGTTCTGGGATCGGTTGCTCTTCACGCCCAACACCAACCCCTGCTGATCGCGCTGGATCAATGCTGGAGCTGAAAGGTCGAGCACCACGCGGCCAGCTGTGCTTCCACGGCCCTGGCGGATCGAGACAATCCGCGGTGATGCCAGAGAGAGTTCAAGGGTTGTCTCCCGCCGTTGCACCGAGACGCCGATGGCGCGGAACCAGGGCCAGGCATCCACCGCTACCTCGTCCTTCAGGGTGCGTGTCTCGAGATCACTGAGGAGTTGATCACGCCCGAACCATTCGAGCTGCTCACCCGCGGCCGTTGTTGTTCTGCGGAATCCAAGGCGGCCGGTCAGGACGTCTAAGGGCAGCCAGAGTTGATTGGGGGAGTTTCCCTTGCCTGCGATCCAAAGCCAGGCGCTTTTCTGAGAGATCTCACCGACCCTTACTCTGCTGCCGATGCTCTGATCAGCTTGACGCACTTCAGCGACAGGAGCAGGCGGGGGAGGCGGTAACGACATGCGCCAGACGCTAGCCGGGCTGATCAATCCTTAGGATTCGAGACTATCCCGCCTTGGATCGCCGATTCCACTGGTGGTGATTGTCCGAATCCATGAAGGTCATGTCTCATCCCACCGGATCCCTCTGGCCCTACAGCGACAGTGCTGCGCCTGAGGCGGTGGCCGGTGAGAAAGATGCCTGCGGCGTGGGTTTCCTGGCGCAACTGTCCGGTGAGACCAGTCACTGGGTGCTGCAGCAGGCCTTGCGCGGTCTCGGTTGTATGGAGCATCGCGGCGGCTGTGGGGGAGATGGTGATTCCGGCGATGGTGCCGGCGTGCTCTGCCAAATCCCCTGGAGCTATCTGAAGGCGGTCTGGCCCGAGGCGGCGTCGGCCCGTGGGCTCGGGATGATGTTCATGCCTCAGGACCCCGAGAGGCGGGAACTGGCGCGCCAGTTCTGCAATGAGGAAGCCGAGTCCCTCGGCCTGACATCCGCAGGCTGGCGGGTGGTTCCGGTGGATCCATCTGTGTTGGGCCCCATGGCGCGGGACACCGCCCCTGTGATCGAGCAGTGGAGTCTCGCCGGCGGTCCCGATGGTG
Coding sequences within it:
- a CDS encoding phosphodiester glycosidase family protein codes for the protein MSLPPPPPAPVAEVRQADQSIGSRVRVGEISQKSAWLWIAGKGNSPNQLWLPLDVLTGRLGFRRTTTAAGEQLEWFGRDQLLSDLETRTLKDEVAVDAWPWFRAIGVSVQRRETTLELSLASPRIVSIRQGRGSTAGRVVLDLSAPALIQRDQQGLVLGVKSNRSQNNLLRRLGLSPQTLQEALRLTSRGGDLDFFTLKAPWRIVMDGTQRRSVISGRARTSPFRAARFTPEIQQAIREGLILDIRPVQVGVKPLRVYRAGWPLGNESLLLRPLAPVRAQTGLRFLNQLAQPANALAAINGGFFNRVRQLPLGAVRLDGVWLSGPILNRGAVGWDGPGPLLFDRLRLDQEIRVNGGRRWGLGFLNSGYVQRGLSRYTRAWGPIYRSLSGEEQAILIRDGRVTDQFSRTELARGVPLPQGASLVVARASAPLPARPGDEVVIRLRASSPVGERHQVMAGGPLLLKKGQVVLRGRQEGFSPGFLGQAAPRTVVAQDSKHRWMLTLEGQSGSDPTLLETTLALQQLGLSDALNLDGGSSTTMLIANRTVMTGRGVPPRIQNGLGLIKP